AACTTAACTAGATACATTTAAAAATTACCTATattaaatttaagtaaaataaaattttatttaaatttaattaaatttactttaaaaaaaatattattattattttttaaattaataatttaatttcataccttcaattatatcttacagttatataattttttattattaaattttctaCTGCTTCAATACACGTGCTTATAACAAAATAAGGGTCCAATATAGTGCAGCAGTCTTTGGTGTCTGGTCGGCCTGGCGTATCCATTGTATCATTGACCTTTCCAAGGATCCTGGTTCCTACTGTGGCTCATGTGTTAGCAGCGACCAACGCAAATCAAATATGGTCCAACCAGCCCTATTCCATGATAAGAAACGTGAGGACGCCCACATTGTACTCACTTttctgtaaataaaaaaaaaaattagcaacgTATGGACCATGCAGATGCGCAGTAGGAGATAAGTGAAATACACGTCAGGACTAGGACGGGTCAACAAACGCCTTGTACAGCTATATGCCAGAAGTAATTAAGGTCAATGCATGCTGAGGGAGTTAAAATTCAACGCACGACTTTGAGTTTATTTTACTAAAATGCCCATAGGTTAAGAAAATTATTAGTCAATTAATCCTGAAATTAGTGGTGAAAATTGGAGCGGAAGTAACACTTTTTGTCTTGTTTGTTTCCACTGGTTTTTGTCGTGTTAATCACAGATATGAACTGGTCTCACTCGTTTGCATGGCACGTGTACAGAAACAATAATAGAGGTAAATTAATTAATACCACGTGGATTTACCAATTCTTTCTATATTTCCATTGTTTACACACTTGGGGTGAAAGCAAAAGGTTGTGAAAATTTCAATGTTGATGCTTTTTTCTACCTTTGATTAATTCTGGGCTTTTGTACCTTCGAAAATTTTTGCCATCCTAAATCTTTATAATCTTTATAAGATGACGGCAAATATGCAAGGCGGCTACAGAATCATTGCCAAGATTTGTGGCAGAAATTTTGAAATAATCAGCCTGGAAAATATAAAAGAGATAAAGAAGGAAAGGCGGCAAGAATTgataattatgttaattataaAGGAGTATTAAGCGCTGGTCTTCAACCACGTGCAGTCTAACCGTGTCCGCTAAACATaatgttaattaaaaatttatagggTTTAATTAGCTTAGGTTCTTAGGCGTAAATCGAAGTGAGATCATCATTAAAGACCATAAATCAAAGGGATCATCAAAATGGGCAAATCTCTCGGTTTTGCTGATCAACTCTTAATCAAATCAAGATGGTCTTGATATCTGACCAGTCTCAGTTGATTTTGACCCGCGTTGTTCAAAGTCAGGAGGCATTAATTTCTTTCTCCCACGTCGCTGGTCATCTTTGGATAAGCTCACTATGATATTTTAAAGTTTCAAGAagtgaataattttattttagagagcaacctccttcactttttaataaagattttgaATCAGAACCAGAATTGAAATGCTTGTTCAAGACATCACAAATGCAAGTTTGGGAATATTCAATGAGTACCATTTGACTTAGAGGTGAATTATCTCGCTAATTATTTTTAGGAGTTTTTAAGACTATTTTCAGAGATTAAGAGATGATTAGCCCGATGATTAATTGTTGGGATATaccttttattataaaaaaaaattataaaaaatattatctcTCTTATAAATATATTGATTATATATAATTATGGAAAACGACATATTTTCATTAAAATCATATAATAATATCTTCTTATAGTGTTTTTAGTGATGGAGttagaattttaatttagaaaaatttaattaaaatatataatttattaataaattacttaTTTAAGTATTGATTGaaggaattaaataattaataatgataattattttataattataaaataaaatttacataaaatttttattaaaattacttaaaacttttaaaacTCTCAATGtctcatatttattaaaatttaatgtaaaaaaaatttaaaaattactattaaaatcttaaaaattttcaaaattctaGGAGGTCTAATGCTTCTCTTGGGCTGCCTCCGACTTCATCTCTGGGTGTCTTAATGTGTTACAAAATGTATTAAAgagattaataattattaaaataaatatttatatttaaatatatatatttattatataaattttaattatatatatatatatatatatataaatattttagatacattgttatgggaatgtaatgcaaaTGATAAAAAGTCGACAGAGAAAAAGTTATAGGAAAATGAAAGCAGTAACAGCAACAGTTAGCTTGAAGCTAGCAAAAAGTCTTGGATAAGCGTGTGCATGACCGAAGCCATGACCAAAAAAAGTAGTTTGACTGGTAAGAAACGCACAAACAGAAGAAAGAAAATCCTAGTTCTAAAGATTTTAAGCAATTTCGTGTTTCTTCATGGAAACCATACAAGTTTCCTTTCTTTGACCGCCCATCTCCTCTCCTCTCAATGTCTCCattaattttagtaattttatttGTCCTCAGATGGAAACATCATAACCCTTTTTGCATTTAAGGATTCACATTTCCAAATGGGTATTCAATTTTCCAAGCTttgaatcaatcaaaatcaaatataaatatatatttatatatataactcGTGGTCTTGAACCTCAGAACCTGGAAAAAACTAACAGAAGCCGCTGAATATCGTGACACCTTCCTTATTTGTTTTCcattcaaacttttttttttctgcaaCCTCCATTCTCCAATTgattttgatttgagaattctACCACTGCTGCTGTGTGCACTGTCTTCTTCCTGCTTTTCGGCCGCGTGTTTGAAGGTTCTAGTGGACCCCTAGACCCCTTTGGTCTATATATAAGCATGGATGAGTACTCCAGAGTCAGACATACATCCTATTAACTGGAAGATTATTTGCCTTGTTTGGTTTGAGAGACGATTCTTGATCATAGGTAAtacaagaggaaaaagaaaagaaaagatcaCCAAAATATATAACTCATGTCTGCTTAGATTATTGGCTAGATGAGTCATTTTTGGGATTAAATATGGGGAAATGATTCTttgtttttttatcattatttatcATCTTGTTGCATGTTTAGTTGTGTGTTGTTATCTGGGTAATGAATGGAATCAATTAGGTATGGTGGCTGGCTTAGCTTTTTaaccttttcttttccttctcaaTCTTCAATGTTTAGTCATAGTTGGGGGGCCTTCAAGCTTCAATCACCTCAAAACTAAAAGTAAAAGAAAGGTGAAATTTTTGGTTTAGGGCCAAGGGACATGAATGTGGCTTTAGTTTTTCTCATTTCAATTCATTCTTCTGTTCAAACTTTGAATTTCCCTCTGCATTAGATGTTTAGTCAAGATAGCATTTTTTTAGACGCTCTTGATTCAAAAGATTAGATATTTGCAATTGATTTGGTGTTAACTCTCTTTATCCTTTTCATGATCAGGTGCCTTCATAAGATCAAACTCCATTAGTGCTTGAAAATAAAATCTGTGGGTTTATCGCTTTCGTTACTCTATTCAGCCTGGGAAGAAATCGTACGACACAGCATCTTTCGTTTAATCTACAACTTTGGTTTCAGTTCTAAGCATGGTGGTATCCCCCTGAGAGCAGATAGCTTCAAGAAATCAGATACAGAAACCATGACCAACTCATTCAAGTCCAATACAAGAAGCAgcaaaaattctataaacttgAAGAATTGCAGACCCGATAATGTAGTGCTTGACAGGAATTTATCATTCAAAAGTCTAGTTCAAGACAAAGGCAACTCGGTTTCAGATATAGATAGATCGCTGAATAAAACAATGCCAGCGCTTTCCCTTCCAGAACCGGCCATTTTGTTTTCGCCGAGGCCGGTTAGTGAGCTTGATGCTGCTGCAGTTAAACTTCAAAAGGTTTACAAGAGTTACAGAACTAGAAGAAACCTTGCAGATTGTGCAGTTGTTGTTGAGGAGCTCTGGTGGGTATTTTAGATTATGATTTTCAATTATTAAGACTTTTGAAttttagagattttttttttctgactTTCGAGCATATTCATTTAAATGTTGCAGGTGGAAGGCTTTAGACTTTGCAGCTCTCAAGAGAAGTTCTGTATCATTCTTTAATGTTGAGAAACCTGAAACTGCTGTTTCAAGGTGGGCAAGGGCAAGGACAAGGGCAGCCAAGGTGGGAAAAGGTTTATCCAAGAATGATAAGGCTCAGAAATTAGCCCTACAACACTGGCTTGAAGCTGTAAGTTTTTTCAACGCTTCAATTTCTCAACAGCTATAAACAATGAATAGAGGCTTAGGCACTAATCTAACCTTACTAATTTTTTTTCATGTACATGTGCAGATTGATCCTCGCCATCGGTACGGTCACAACTTACACTTGTATTATGATATGTGGTTCAAAAGTGAGAGCACCCAGCCATTCTTCTACTGGTGAGTACTTTTCAGAAATTGTTGATTGGTAATTGAGAAACTGATAAGAAAGATCAGGAAAATATCTTGGTCTTTTTTTTCTTCCTGTTTCCCCTGTAATTTACTGTTGTGCAAAATGCAGGTTGGATGTTGGAGATGGTAAGGAAGTCAATCTGGAGAAATGTCCAAGGACTGTTCTACAACGCCAGTGCATCAAATATCTTGGACCGGTAAGTTGAAAGCAATGTTTCTCCAATTTAGTTTTTAATTCTTGTCCCATTAACTTAGCTCATGAGAGTTATACTGCTATGTTACAGAAAGAAAGGGAAGCATACGAAGTCATAGTTGAAAATGGGAAGCTTGTTTATAGAGAAAATGGAAATCTTGTGGATACAGTTGAGGGTTCCAAATGGATATTTGTGCTTAGCACAACAAGGGCTTTGTATGTAGGGCAAAAGAAGAAGGGTGCCTTTCAGCACTCTAGTTTCCTATCTGGTGGTGCCACCACTGCAGCTGGAAGATTGGTTGCCCACAATGGAATTCTTGAGGTACTATTTCTACCAATGCTTATTTGTCTTTTTTTATCTGTATAAATACAAGTATTTacctaaatttttctttaatattttaggCAATCTGGCCATACAGTGGTCACTATCATCCAACAGAAGAAAACTTCAGGGAATTTATCAGCTTCCTTCAGGAAAACAATGTAGATCTCACAAATGTCAAGGTATTTTTGCTTGCTTCAAAAGATTGTATTAATTCTGTATTTGTCTATGATGGAACTATAATGGCCTCAAAACATATTCAATTGTAACTTTTTTTCGTATGCAGAGGTATGCAATTGATGATGACTGTCCTTCAAACGTTGTTGAAGAAGAACAAAAGCAAGCATCAATTGTGGGTTCTGCTCCTGCTTCTCAACCCAACATTACAAATACAACTGATATGGATTTGTCCACCAAGGAGACTACAAACACAACTGTTAATACAGAGCAAGACATTAAAATTAACAATGCCAGCTTGAAGGCAACTGTTTTTGAGTGGCCCCAACGATTGCCTTGCAAGTGGACCACTGGGGCTGGACCGCGCATTGGTTGTGTCCGGGACTACCCTACAGAGCTGCAATCAAGAGCATTGGAACAGGTTAACCTATCTCCTAGGGTGCCTCCTGGGACTTTTAGCAACTATGGCCCGATCCCATCTCCACGCCCCAGTCCAAAGGTTAGGGTCTCCCCTAGGCTTGCGTATATGGGCATCCCTAGTCCAAGGACCCCAATTCCTGTAGCCTAAGGTATTTCAGAGAGGAAGGAATGAATTTTGGTCATGGGTTGACAATTACAGTCAACAGCAGGTCAAGACAGGCAGCAGATGGAGCACTGCTGGTGCTTAAAATGATATCAGTAAACAATAAGGATGAATCAAGGGACTAACCCaattcttttgttatttttcacctTTGTTTATTACTTAATTCTTTTGAGACGGCTTACCTGAGCCAACCTTTTGTATTTCTTAATTTAACCCAATTCTGGCCCCTGTTTTTAGTGTTGGGTTTCGTATTTCTTTCTTGTATACAGACACTTGAGATGGTATTCATCTTCAATGAAAGCATAAT
The sequence above is a segment of the Hevea brasiliensis isolate MT/VB/25A 57/8 chromosome 11, ASM3005281v1, whole genome shotgun sequence genome. Coding sequences within it:
- the LOC110633594 gene encoding IQ domain-containing protein IQM5, which encodes MTNSFKSNTRSSKNSINLKNCRPDNVVLDRNLSFKSLVQDKGNSVSDIDRSLNKTMPALSLPEPAILFSPRPVSELDAAAVKLQKVYKSYRTRRNLADCAVVVEELWWKALDFAALKRSSVSFFNVEKPETAVSRWARARTRAAKVGKGLSKNDKAQKLALQHWLEAIDPRHRYGHNLHLYYDMWFKSESTQPFFYWLDVGDGKEVNLEKCPRTVLQRQCIKYLGPKEREAYEVIVENGKLVYRENGNLVDTVEGSKWIFVLSTTRALYVGQKKKGAFQHSSFLSGGATTAAGRLVAHNGILEAIWPYSGHYHPTEENFREFISFLQENNVDLTNVKRYAIDDDCPSNVVEEEQKQASIVGSAPASQPNITNTTDMDLSTKETTNTTVNTEQDIKINNASLKATVFEWPQRLPCKWTTGAGPRIGCVRDYPTELQSRALEQVNLSPRVPPGTFSNYGPIPSPRPSPKVRVSPRLAYMGIPSPRTPIPVA